One stretch of Dokdonia sp. Hel_I_53 DNA includes these proteins:
- a CDS encoding ABC transporter permease gives MFSFFRENLRIAFDSIRSQLLRTILTVFIIAIGITALVGILSLVKALENTISSDFASMGSNTFNLQQYEFRARRSDEKRVINPVIGYRQVKEFTDQYNYPTAQTAVSFQGTRTAEVKYESDKTDPEVSVLGVNENFLTNSGLKLDKGRNFTSFDISNNTRVCVLGSDFYKNLFTEDNPIGKTISIRGTKFNVIGILEEKGATFGNNQDLRVLIPIQVARTLFTQPNINYNVSVMVEDAEYLDSAEEEAILTFRNIRGLSPVEANNFGIGRSDDLINQISEITGVLNVAAWVISIITIFGSCIALMNIMLVSVTERTREIGVRKALGAKKSTIAAQFLYEAIIVGQLGGILGIVLGISVGALVSMVAEFNFTTPWGAIIAATIITFIIAIFSGFFPAIKAAKLDPVESLRYE, from the coding sequence ATGTTTTCATTTTTTAGAGAGAATCTCCGTATTGCTTTTGACAGTATTAGAAGTCAGCTGCTGCGCACCATACTTACCGTTTTTATAATTGCTATTGGAATTACTGCCTTGGTTGGGATTCTAAGTCTTGTAAAAGCCTTAGAAAACACCATAAGCTCTGACTTTGCGAGCATGGGAAGTAATACATTTAATTTACAGCAGTACGAGTTTAGAGCGAGAAGATCTGATGAAAAACGTGTTATTAATCCTGTCATTGGGTATCGGCAAGTAAAGGAATTTACAGATCAGTACAACTACCCTACAGCACAGACGGCGGTTTCTTTTCAAGGAACCCGTACGGCAGAAGTAAAGTATGAGAGTGATAAAACAGATCCTGAAGTTTCTGTTCTTGGAGTTAATGAAAACTTTCTTACAAATTCTGGTTTAAAACTTGACAAAGGTCGAAACTTTACTTCTTTTGACATCAGTAATAATACACGCGTGTGTGTTTTAGGAAGTGATTTTTATAAGAACCTCTTTACAGAAGATAATCCTATTGGTAAGACCATAAGTATAAGAGGTACAAAGTTTAATGTAATTGGTATTCTGGAGGAAAAAGGTGCCACTTTTGGAAACAATCAGGATTTAAGAGTGTTGATTCCTATTCAAGTTGCCCGAACTTTATTTACACAGCCTAATATCAATTACAATGTAAGCGTGATGGTAGAAGATGCTGAATATCTTGATAGCGCCGAAGAGGAAGCTATCCTCACATTTAGGAATATTCGCGGCCTATCTCCAGTTGAGGCAAATAACTTTGGTATAGGTCGTAGTGATGATTTAATCAATCAAATTTCAGAAATTACAGGTGTTTTAAACGTAGCCGCTTGGGTGATAAGTATCATTACCATCTTTGGATCCTGTATTGCATTAATGAATATTATGCTAGTTTCTGTGACAGAGCGTACTCGGGAAATTGGCGTACGAAAAGCGTTGGGCGCAAAAAAGTCTACTATTGCAGCACAGTTTTTATATGAAGCAATCATTGTGGGTCAATTAGGTGGTATTCTAGGTATTGTGCTTGGTATTTCTGTAGGTGCACTGGTCTCTATGGTAGCAGAATTCAACTTCACAACTCCTTGGGGTGCTATTATAGCCGCTACGATTATCACTTTTATTATTGCTATATTTTCTGGTTTCTTTCCAGCAATCAAAGCGGCAAAATTAGATCCTGTGGAATCACTCAGATACGAGTAA